Part of the Desulfovibrio litoralis DSM 11393 genome, TGTATGATATTTTTTAAATTAGTTGCTGTTGCTCTGGTATTATTCCCTTGATTATCCATTATAATATTTTGTTTGGGTATACCTTTTTTTACTAAGTAGTTTCGCATAACCAAAGCTTCGTCGTTACCTCTGGGATCAAGTCCGCCGCTAACTATAATTGTTTTGTAACAGTTTTTTTTATAGAGTTCATAAGCAGTATCTAAACGTGCTTTGAGTTGCTTTGACGGTCTGCCTTCATAATGTACCATAGAACCAAGCACTACGGCAATATCAGCCTGATTATGTTTTTGCATTAACAAGCCGGATAGGGGCAAAAGTATTATTGTTGTTACAGATAATATCAATAAAACAAAAAATATTTTGATATGTTTTTTATTAAACATATAACCGTTACCCCGCTTCCCCAACGATATTTTACATCAATTATTTTTTGTGGCTTAAAGTAGCATCAAAAAATTTTCCAACGCCATATTCACTACGACGGAAGAAACGTTCCGGTGCGGGACCTGTAATTTGTAACTCGGGGTGTTCTTTTTGAACGCTTAAGGCAATATGTAATTCTTTTGTGCAACCTGTTGAAAAAGTTGAATCTTTGCCAGACCAGACCGAGGGTACTTTTTTCTTCATCAAGGCAAAACTTTTTTCTATGTCTTCAGTTGTTTGAAAACGCCAGACGTT contains:
- a CDS encoding YdcF family protein, producing the protein MQKHNQADIAVVLGSMVHYEGRPSKQLKARLDTAYELYKKNCYKTIIVSGGLDPRGNDEALVMRNYLVKKGIPKQNIIMDNQGNNTRATATNLKNIIQNNKLLNDFKTEKQPSVAIISQFFHLPRTKLTFEQEGFKVNTTAYPKSFFARDLYSIAREGVAYPAYLFKIR